The following is a genomic window from Acidobacteriota bacterium.
CACCCTGCTCACCACCGACATGCTGGTGGAGGGGGTCGACTTCCGGCGCGACTGGACCACCCCGCGCGCGCTCGGGCGAAAAAGCGTCGCCGTCAACGTGAGCGACCTGGCCGCCATGGGCGCCCGCCCCCTCTTCTTCACCGTCGCGCTCGGGCTGCCGGCGGGCCTCCCCCCCCGCTGGGTGCGGGAGCTGCACCGCGGCCTCACCGATGCGCGGAGCGCCCGGGGCGCGGTGCTGGTCGGCGGGGACCTCTCCCGCTCCGAGGCGGGGGTGGTGATCTCCATCACCGCGGTCGGGGAACCGGCCGGGCGCAGGGTCCTCTGCCGCTCCGGGGGGAGAACGGGGGACCTCCTCTACGTCACCGGGGTCCTGGGCCGCTCCGCGGCGGGGCTCGCCCTCCTGCGGGCGGGGCGGCTCCGGGGGCGGAGTGCGGCCGAGCGGGAGGCGCTTCGGGCCCACCGCCTCCCCGAGGCGCGGTGCGAAGAGGGGGCGTACCTCGCCGCGGGCGGGTTCGCCCGCGCGGCGATGGACCTGAGCGACGGCCTCTCGACCGACCTGCCGCGCCTGTGCGCCGCCAGCGGGGTCGACGCCGAAATCGACCCCGACCTCCTCCCCCTCTTTCCCGCCGCGCGCCGCTGGGGGTGCGACCCCCTCGCGCTCGCCCTCGACGGCGGGGAGGACTTCGAACTCCTCTTCGCCGTGCCGAAGGCCAAGGCCGCGCGGCTCGAAAGGCTCTGGCCCGCCCCCTTCGCCCCGATCACCCGCATCGGCCGCCTCGTCCCGGGCCGCGGCAAGGTCTGGCTCGCCGGGGCCGGGAGCCGCCGCCCCCTCCCCAAGGGGGGGTTTGATCATTTTCGCGGGTGATCTCTTTTGACCTTGCCCCCTACTGCACCGTCCGCGCCTTCGCCATCGCGATCATCCGCAGGCGCTGCTCGGTGCGCCGGGGCTTGCGGGACATGTCGATGATGGTCACCAGCTCCGGCCTCTTCTTCTTCACGTAGCAGCCGT
Proteins encoded in this region:
- the thiL gene encoding thiamine-phosphate kinase; this encodes MTRPTDEDRITGWLRSRTPGGSRVLVGIGDDAAVVRSSSGHTLLTTDMLVEGVDFRRDWTTPRALGRKSVAVNVSDLAAMGARPLFFTVALGLPAGLPPRWVRELHRGLTDARSARGAVLVGGDLSRSEAGVVISITAVGEPAGRRVLCRSGGRTGDLLYVTGVLGRSAAGLALLRAGRLRGRSAAEREALRAHRLPEARCEEGAYLAAGGFARAAMDLSDGLSTDLPRLCAASGVDAEIDPDLLPLFPAARRWGCDPLALALDGGEDFELLFAVPKAKAARLERLWPAPFAPITRIGRLVPGRGKVWLAGAGSRRPLPKGGFDHFRG